Part of the Arvicanthis niloticus isolate mArvNil1 chromosome 2, mArvNil1.pat.X, whole genome shotgun sequence genome, CTTTACATGGTTCCTGATTTTTCTAAGGAGGAAGACTTTGGGATGGGGGACATGAGAAGAAAGGCTGATGGATAATAGTGTCTGCAGATTGTTTTGAAAGAGCAGATAGAAGGTACACAAAATGATCATTGACCTGACAGTTTGAACCAAAGATGGCTAGAAGCAGGTGGCCATTCTCCAAGAATTCTTCAATAGGGATGATCTATGCTATTCTAGCACAAAGTATTTAGCATGGTATCAAATTACATGGAGAACCTAAACCTAGAGAAACCCAACATTTATCATAGTCAGTAAATTTCTTAAAAGTTTCAGAAAACATTCTGTATCCAATCCATTACATCTTCCTGAATATAGCTGGTCATAATGATAcctttattcctagcacttgggaggcagatgcaggcatttctctgtgagttcaaagccagcttggtctacatagccaggtCCAGAACAGCCTGAGTAAGACCTTGCCTCTATAAGCTGAAAAAGGAATGGACCAAGTAACCTagcagccaaacaaacaaaaatccaccaAACCTTCCTGAACAGAGAAACACCCTTTCACATGCTGGAGGCTGGATTGGTTCTATCATCCTGGCCACCATTCTAATTCAAATAAGAATACTATAGCTGTATCCTATATTTTGCTACTGCATAGCTTGGGTTCCCATTTTGTAACTTCCTGAATGAATTTCTTTGATGTTGACTGTAAGGCTTGGAAGCTGGGGTCACATATTTTAGGGTTTTATTTTCGCAGTGCCTCAGCAGCCAGATACCAGTTCTCCAAGAGCAAGCTGTTGCGTTACAACCAGCCATTTCtgcatctatattatatatttaccttTTAAGTACCTATGTGTTTGAAGTTGAATGTTCTGCTCTTGGGCCTGGCATGTTTATTTTAGAATTCAGGTTGAAGCATTCTGGGACATGTCAGATGTCAGATGTCACATGTCAGAGTACCTTAGCAAGATAAGTGAGCCACATCACATGCTTTTAACATATTGACTGCTTTCAGAAAAATGAACAACACAATGAATATACATTATTCTGGGTCAGGACCATGGAAGATTCACAAAGGAGAGACGGGGGAAATGATCTGAGATTAAAGCTATGCATTCAGTTTATTTTGTAAAAGTAAATTACATGGGAATTTCAAGACATAGTGAGATTAGTTACTCACATACTGAAAAGATACTATTACTTGACAGGGATTAGttacattattttcttaaaggtAAGTTAAACAGAAACAGGCTGAATACACAATAgggatatataattttaaatgatctaAATGCATGGTATTAACTAGGATGCAATATTAGGCGAAAGGTTAAGTCTCAGGAGGCAAGTGGTATTTTGGAAAAAGCTATTTCCATAGTCATGAAGAATTCACTGGCCAAAGCAGGTCAGTTGATTAATACCACAGGGCAAGAAAGATGTACTTCACAGAAGTCTACCACAGGAAGGAAACAAACCAATAGAAGTGGACATGCATAGTCTGTCTCATCCAGggtaaaacaaaactaaaagtctAGCCCAAACTAATAACGTTCCATTTTTCTGTGTTTCCATTGACTCATTCAGGTTCTGGTATAAATGATGATTTCCGGGACATCACTGCCTACCACACAGTGTTCCTTACAGCCATACTAGGGGGAACGATTGTCATCATCATTGGGTTTTTTGCTGTACTGCTTTGTTATTGCAGGTAAGAACAGCACATTATAAAACTCATTTATAGAAATAATTATcgaggacctggagagatggctgagtggttaaaaATGCTTGCTCTTACTGAAGCTGCAAGCACGTGGCCCACATGGGTCTGCACGAGGTCCTCTGTGTGATGTTATAGTGGTTACCTTGGTGGTTTTGTGgggctcctaacagtgggaatggatgtgtctctgactcttttgcctgctcttgagactcttttcctcctatgagtttgccttgtccagcctctatatgagggcttttgccttgtatCTTGTTTCTtaatgtatcttgttttgtcGTTTGGTTgctgtctcttggaggcctgctattttctgaagaggaaacataGGGGGAGTGGAtctgtttgggggaggggaagtaaaggggagttgggaggagaggagggaggagaaactggggtGAAATGTACTgtgtgagagaagaatctattttcaagaacaacatcatcaacaaaacaaaaacccacttgctcttccaaaggacccaagtgcTGTGCCCAGGACTCATATCTGCCTATAGCTCCAACTCTAGGGctcagacatgcacatacatccaaataaataaaaatttaaaaaatttcaagaaataaatTGCTTAGACTTCAGTATTTGTAGATTGAAAAGCAAAAATGCATTCTAATAACACcatcatatatgtatttgtatattttggtATACTTTTCTTTGATCAAACTTATAGATTGTAACCTTAAGTatcttttgacttttctttttctactctAGGGGGAAGTGTGGAAggccacagaaaagagaaagaaatatcacTAGGCTTGAGATCCTCAAGAGAGATCAGACAACATCAACAACACACATAAATCATATCAGTTCAGTCAAAGTTGCATTAAAAGCTGAAGATAAACCACAGTTGTTTAGCGCCAAAACGTCCTCCTACAGTCCCCAGAAAAAGGAAACCACAAAGACggaggcagaagaaagaatttcCATGGTGAAAACTCGGGACAACTTTAAAATCTACAATGAAGATGTTTCCTTTCTGTCGGTCAATCACAATAATTATTCAAGAAACCCAGCACAGTCTTTGGAGCCAAGCATAGGGAGCAAACAGCCTAAGCATATTAACAACAATCTCTCTCCGTCGCTAGGCGATGCTCCAGAGGAAAAGAGGTATCTTACAGGGACCGAAGAGGTCTATGGGCGGTCCCACATTCCAGAGCAGCTGATGCATATCTACAGCCAGCCTATCGCCATCCTTCAGACGTCTGACCTCTTCTCCATGCCAGAGCAGCTACATGCTGCTAAGTCTGCCACTTTACCAAGAAAGGGACAATTAGTCTATGGCCAACTGATGGAACCAGTGAACAGAGAGAACTTCACACAAACATTGCCCAAAATGCCAATGCATTCTCATGCCCAGGCCCCAGATGCCAGAGAAGAAGACATTGTGCTTGAAGGTCAGCAGAGCTTGCCGTCCCAGACCTCAGATTGGAGCCGATACTCCAACAGCTTGTTGGAGTCTGTGTCTGTTCCTGGCACTCTAAATGAAGCTGTTGTGATGACCCCCTTTTCGTCGGAACTGCAAGGAATTTCAGAGCAGACCCTCCTAGAGCTGTCCAAAGGCAAGCCCTGTCCGCATCCTAGGGCTTGGTTTGTGTCTCTTGATGGAAAGCCTGTGGCCCAAGTGAGACACTCCTTTATAGACCTGAAAAAAGGCAAGAGAACCCAGAGCAATGATACGAGTCTAGACTCCGGGGTGGATATGAACGAGCATCAGTCAAGCAGAAAGCTGGAGAGGGAGAAAACGTTCATCAAGAGCATGCATCAGCCCAAGATCCTTTACCTGGAAGATTTAGACCTGAGCAGCAGCGAGAGTGGGACCACCGTCTGCTCCCCCGAGGATCCTGCGTTGAGGCACATCTTAGATGGTGGGAGTGCGGTTATTATCGAGCACCCCAGGGAAGAGTCTCCAGGAAGGAAAAGCACTGTGGAAGATTTTGAAGCCAACACATCTCCCACTAAAAAAAGAGGCCGGCCACCGCCACTAGCCAAAAGAGATAGCAAGACTAACATCTGGAAGAAACGAGAGGAACGCCCACTGATTCCTATAAACTAACTGCGAGAGCCGTGTACAGCCGCGTATCTCTGTAGTCTCACGGTGTGTGTTCCTGCTTCTTATAAATTGCAGTGTGAACTTCTTAGGAAGCTGAGACTGAGCAATCCCATGGGCCATAGACACATCTCAAGCAAAGCGATGgcaaaataataattcaaaaatCAGAAATTgctttctctggcttgttcttttctttcatggGGGGTGGTGATGAAGTTATCACAATGTAAAATAATGTAAAGATGTTATCTGAAAATGTTGCTCAATTTGCCAGTTGGTACTGGCTCTTAAGACTACAGCTGTGAAATGTGTACTACAGTTGCTTTCCAAAATCTGGCCTCTGCCTTGGTCTTAGAAAGGCAGGTGTCTTCTTCAGGCCTCATCCTTGTGCAGTGTGACTGTGATGCCCTTCCCTGCCTATGCTTAAAAACAGCCTGATAAATGTTTGTGTGGATATTAAAGACCAAACAGCATTCTCTTACCTAAGGTTAATGGCTTGTGCATTGTCACCGCCAAAGTAAATCCTGTGCTCCTATAACATGGGCaggaagtcccccccccccagttcatTAGAGAAGGAGACCCAATTCTGGTTATTTGGGGATATAGGTTTATAGAGTAAATAAGGGATTGATTTGTTATGTAGAAATTTGAGAAATGAAAACTCTGATATTGTCTTTTTATTTCGAATGGAGTGACCTTAGTTGTCAGCTGAGACGAGGCTTTGACTTTAAGGTTCACAAATCCCTAAAGGCTGAAgttggtttttaatatttttctgtcatCTCCCCCATTCAAATTCAGTCATTTAGAGACTatcaaatttgatttaaaaatgcaaaaatttctCTAGAATGCCGAAAAATGAATAGGCTGTGGAGACAAGAGGAAATGAATATTCTGTGTAATTGGGCAGGAAAAGAAAGACCAATTTTCTGATATTCAAAAAAAATACCTCCAGGCTTTGAGTTACGTTGCTAAATGTTGACACTTTGAAACAATGTTGGAGAAGAACAGTCTGGGATTCCAGGGGAGGAGCTCCCTGTCTCCTGTGCCCTGCAGCCTTATGTGTCAGTGTCAGGTGTTCACTACTGTTCTCTCAGCATGAACTCAGGAGGTGTTTTCAATTACAGGTCCTCCACTCTTCTCAACACCAAGAGCTCTCTTATACAATGAACCATTCtgttttacttaaatttttttttttaatgaggacaCATTTGGGCAgcatttccctcttttcttttgatGGGGCAACATGGTTCTGCTCACCCCCTACCATATCAGCAAATTCAAGCCACCTAAATAAGTTTGAGGAAACTAAAGCAGACACCAAAGCTTTGTAAAATGGTAGATAGCTAGACAGTGGAAGTCAGCAGCTTTTCTCCCCGAGACAGCAGACTTCAGCCAGGTTTTGCTATAATCACTTCTGAAATATCTGTCTTCACTCCCTTGGTTTTCTGTATGTAACCTAAAGAATGCAAAGACCATTGCCTATGTTTCTTGTATATTACCCCTCTCCATACGTGTTTGGATAACACATAGGCTTACTACTGGGGGTAGAGTGATACGGCTCACTTTAAGAGGAGGTTT contains:
- the Fam171b gene encoding protein FAM171B isoform X2 yields the protein MARLCRRVPCALLLGLAAVLLKARLVPAAARAELSRSDLSLIQQQQQQQQQEQKQREEAEEERPEVPGASSTLAAPVSVFMLKVQVNDIISRQYLSQAVVEVFVNYSKTNSTVTRSNGAVLIKVPYQLGLSLTIIAYKDGYVLTPLPWKTGRMPIYSSVTLSLFPQSQANIWLFEDTVLITGKLADAKSQPSVQFSKAFIKLPANHHISNVTGYLTVLQQFLKGDNFLYATGVTYKSGLENIELTPIAAICVKIYSGGKELKVDGSIHVSLPLLHTSNVNIGDRIPAWTFDMNIGAWVHHGWGTVKEHNSHLIWTYDAPHLGYWIAAPSVVTIGSGINDDFRDITAYHTVFLTAILGGTIVIIIGFFAVLLCYCRGKCGRPQKRERNITRLEILKRDQTTSTTHINHISSVKVALKAEDKPQLFSAKTSSYSPQKKETTKTEAEERISMVKTRDNFKIYNEDVSFLSVNHNNYSRNPAQSLEPSIGSKQPKHINNNLSPSLGDAPEEKRYLTGTEEVYGRSHIPEQLMHIYSQPIAILQTSDLFSMPEQLHAAKSATLPRKGQLVYGQLMEPVNRENFTQTLPKMPMHSHAQAPDAREEDIVLEGQQSLPSQTSDWSRYSNSLLESVSVPGTLNEAVVMTPFSSELQGISEQTLLELSKGKPCPHPRAWFVSLDGKPVAQVRHSFIDLKKGKRTQSNDTSLDSGVDMNEHQSSRKLEREKTFIKSMHQPKILYLEDLDLSSSESGTTVCSPEDPALRHILDGGSAVIIEHPREESPGRKSTVEDFEANTSPTKKRGRPPPLAKRDSKTNIWKKREERPLIPIN
- the Fam171b gene encoding protein FAM171B isoform X1 — encoded protein: MLKVQVNDIISRQYLSQAVVEVFVNYSKTNSTVTRSNGAVLIKVPYQLGLSLTIIAYKDGYVLTPLPWKTGRMPIYSSVTLSLFPQSQANIWLFEDTVLITGKLADAKSQPSVQFSKAFIKLPANHHISNVTGYLTVLQQFLKGDNFLYATGVTYKSGLENIELTPIAAICVKIYSGGKELKVDGSIHVSLPLLHTSNVNIGDRIPAWTFDMNIGAWVHHGWGTVKEHNSHLIWTYDAPHLGYWIAAPSVVTIGSGINDDFRDITAYHTVFLTAILGGTIVIIIGFFAVLLCYCRGKCGRPQKRERNITRLEILKRDQTTSTTHINHISSVKVALKAEDKPQLFSAKTSSYSPQKKETTKTEAEERISMVKTRDNFKIYNEDVSFLSVNHNNYSRNPAQSLEPSIGSKQPKHINNNLSPSLGDAPEEKRYLTGTEEVYGRSHIPEQLMHIYSQPIAILQTSDLFSMPEQLHAAKSATLPRKGQLVYGQLMEPVNRENFTQTLPKMPMHSHAQAPDAREEDIVLEGQQSLPSQTSDWSRYSNSLLESVSVPGTLNEAVVMTPFSSELQGISEQTLLELSKGKPCPHPRAWFVSLDGKPVAQVRHSFIDLKKGKRTQSNDTSLDSGVDMNEHQSSRKLEREKTFIKSMHQPKILYLEDLDLSSSESGTTVCSPEDPALRHILDGGSAVIIEHPREESPGRKSTVEDFEANTSPTKKRGRPPPLAKRDSKTNIWKKREERPLIPIN